A genomic window from Alphaproteobacteria bacterium includes:
- a CDS encoding MFS transporter yields the protein MLISSSQTIPRSIWALGFVSLFMDMSSEYIHSLLPVFMVSVLGSSMIWVGFVEGIAEAVSLIIRLFSGLLSDYLGKRKALTLCGYGLSMITKPFFPLANSIGTIIIARTLDRVGKGIRSAPRDALIADLAPQEIRGACFGLRQTLDTIGAILGPLLAIVLMIIANENIRIILWVAVIPAFISILILYIFVTEPKHIQSVKNPYVFKISILTSLNKNFWYLIITNCCLNMARFSEAFLILKGQSSGLSLSLTPLILIVMSIIYALTVYPIGKLSDKKNRYLLLIPGIIFLFLAHLVLGFSSHIITVFFGVILWGLHMGCTQGLLSALVTDTTPAELRGTAYGIFNLTSGITLFSASFFAGFIWDQWGSQYTFFLGAFFSLITLIVLSIKK from the coding sequence ATGCTGATATCTTCATCACAAACTATTCCACGAAGCATCTGGGCACTTGGTTTCGTCAGCTTATTTATGGATATGTCTTCAGAATATATTCATAGTCTTTTACCTGTTTTTATGGTGTCTGTTTTGGGAAGTAGTATGATATGGGTAGGATTTGTGGAAGGTATTGCCGAAGCCGTTTCTCTCATTATCAGATTATTTTCTGGGCTATTAAGTGATTATCTGGGAAAACGCAAAGCCTTAACCCTTTGTGGGTATGGTCTTTCCATGATTACAAAGCCATTTTTTCCCTTAGCCAATTCAATTGGCACTATTATTATAGCGCGCACATTGGACCGTGTTGGAAAAGGTATAAGAAGTGCCCCACGCGATGCTTTAATTGCAGATCTTGCACCCCAAGAAATACGGGGGGCTTGCTTTGGATTACGTCAAACTTTAGATACTATAGGGGCTATTTTGGGCCCTTTATTAGCTATTGTTTTAATGATTATCGCAAATGAAAATATACGTATAATTTTATGGGTTGCAGTCATTCCTGCTTTTATATCTATATTAATATTATATATTTTTGTTACAGAACCAAAACATATTCAATCAGTAAAAAATCCCTATGTGTTTAAAATTAGTATACTTACATCATTAAACAAAAATTTTTGGTATTTAATTATTACAAACTGTTGCCTTAATATGGCTAGATTTAGTGAAGCTTTTTTAATTTTGAAAGGTCAATCTTCAGGTTTATCATTAAGTTTAACACCTCTTATTTTAATAGTTATGAGCATTATATATGCACTAACTGTTTATCCTATTGGTAAGCTTTCGGACAAAAAAAATCGTTATTTGCTTTTAATACCGGGGATTATTTTTTTATTTCTGGCCCATCTTGTCCTGGGTTTTTCTTCACATATCATAACAGTATTTTTTGGCGTAATATTATGGGGATTACATATGGGGTGTACCCAAGGATTATTATCCGCGTTGGTTACAGATACGACACCAGCTGAATTACGCGGTACGGCTTACGGTATTTTTAATTTAACAAGTGGGATAACTTTATTCTCTGCTAGTTTTTTTGCAGGATTTATTTGGGATCAATGGGGATCACAATATACATTCTTTTTAGGGGCGTTTTTTTCCTTAATTACTTTAATAGTTCTTTCTATTAAAAAATAA